One Myxococcus guangdongensis DNA segment encodes these proteins:
- a CDS encoding HD domain-containing phosphohydrolase has protein sequence MDRILVVDDDVLILAALSRILQTEGYDVVTHSDPALAAREVGFCVVLTDFMMPYLNGIELLGALREKNPKAVRLMLTAAADFRIASEAVNRGEVFRLLGKPWSLSELTSSVRQAVEHYRLVEANERLTREVAEKNAELVAINQDLERRVVERTTGLLDGLISALDYRDTETQWHSRRVALYSRRLAEEVGLVGAALDVVEQGALLHDIGKIGVRDSILLKPGPLTPDEWVEMRKHPEFGYRMMAKMPYLHEAALIVLQHQERWDGKGYPQGLSREEISIGARIFCLADTVDAITSDRPYRKGRPMSVARDEIRRCSGTQFDPNLADAFLRIPETEWQRIRHQVEQLEEEENLRWRSHPLGVPAPLARASGA, from the coding sequence ATGGACCGCATCCTCGTGGTGGATGACGACGTGCTCATCCTCGCCGCGCTCTCCCGGATCCTCCAGACGGAAGGCTATGACGTCGTCACGCACAGTGACCCCGCGCTCGCCGCCCGCGAGGTGGGCTTCTGCGTGGTGCTGACGGACTTCATGATGCCGTACCTCAACGGCATCGAGCTGTTGGGCGCGCTGAGGGAGAAGAACCCCAAGGCGGTGCGGCTGATGCTCACGGCGGCGGCGGACTTCCGAATCGCCTCCGAGGCGGTCAACCGCGGCGAGGTGTTCCGGCTGCTCGGCAAGCCGTGGTCGCTCAGCGAGCTGACGAGCAGCGTGCGGCAGGCCGTGGAGCACTACCGGCTGGTGGAGGCCAACGAGCGGCTGACGCGCGAGGTGGCGGAGAAGAACGCGGAGCTGGTGGCCATCAACCAGGACCTGGAGCGTCGGGTGGTGGAGCGCACCACGGGGCTGCTCGATGGGCTCATCAGCGCGCTGGACTACCGCGACACGGAGACGCAGTGGCACTCGCGTCGGGTGGCGCTGTACTCGCGGCGGCTGGCGGAGGAGGTGGGCCTGGTGGGCGCCGCGCTGGACGTGGTGGAGCAGGGAGCGCTCCTGCACGACATCGGCAAGATTGGCGTGCGCGACTCCATCCTGCTCAAGCCCGGGCCGCTGACGCCGGACGAATGGGTGGAGATGCGCAAGCACCCGGAGTTCGGCTACCGGATGATGGCGAAGATGCCCTACCTGCACGAGGCGGCGCTCATCGTCCTGCAGCACCAGGAGCGCTGGGACGGCAAGGGCTATCCCCAGGGGCTGTCCCGCGAGGAGATCAGCATCGGCGCGCGCATCTTCTGCCTCGCTGACACGGTGGACGCCATCACCTCGGACCGGCCCTACCGCAAGGGGCGGCCCATGAGCGTGGCGCGGGACGAGATTCGCCGGTGCTCGGGCACCCAGTTCGACCCGAACCTGGCGGATGCGTTCCTGCGCATCCCCGAGACGGAGTGGCAGCGCATCCGCCACCAGGTGGAGCAGCTCGAGGAGGAGGAGAACCTGCGCTGGCGCAGCCACCCGCTGGGTGTCCCCGCACCGCTCGCCCGCGCGAGCGGCGCCTGA
- a CDS encoding MotA/TolQ/ExbB proton channel family protein: MSLNDILHYLRLGGVTLALLLLASVAALVVAVERIIALWGVSERSRLLGEAVSKHLLRGDVAAARTAAERSDSVAADIFLAGFDRWERSRGTGGAGVEAAVERERAQVGLKLRRNLWILATIGSITPFVGLFGTVAGIMRSFKDLGLDVEAGGTGGSAAVMTGISEALVATAVGILVAVQAMVFYNYFQARLSRVLVELRLMGDEFAELLKERAAGGPPPEPSPRPDAPATPRADSQPA; encoded by the coding sequence ATGAGCCTGAACGACATCCTGCATTACCTCCGCCTGGGCGGAGTCACCCTGGCCCTGCTGCTGTTGGCCTCCGTCGCCGCGCTCGTCGTGGCCGTGGAGCGCATCATCGCCCTCTGGGGGGTGAGCGAGCGCTCGCGCCTGCTGGGCGAGGCGGTCAGCAAGCACCTGCTTCGCGGCGACGTGGCCGCGGCCCGCACCGCCGCCGAGCGCTCCGACTCCGTGGCCGCCGACATCTTCCTCGCGGGCTTCGACCGCTGGGAGCGCAGCCGGGGCACGGGCGGCGCGGGCGTGGAGGCCGCCGTGGAGCGCGAGCGCGCGCAGGTGGGCCTCAAGCTGCGGCGCAACCTGTGGATCCTCGCCACCATCGGCTCGATTACCCCCTTCGTGGGCCTGTTCGGCACCGTGGCGGGCATCATGCGCTCGTTCAAGGACCTGGGCCTGGACGTGGAGGCGGGCGGCACCGGCGGCAGCGCGGCGGTGATGACCGGCATCTCCGAAGCGCTCGTGGCGACCGCCGTCGGCATCCTCGTCGCCGTGCAGGCCATGGTCTTCTACAACTACTTCCAAGCCCGGCTGTCGCGCGTGCTGGTGGAGCTGCGGCTGATGGGCGACGAGTTCGCGGAGCTGCTCAAGGAGCGCGCCGCGGGGGGACCTCCTCCGGAGCCCTCGCCCCGCCCCGACGCCCCGGCCACTCCCCGCGCCGACTCGCAGCCGGCCTGA
- a CDS encoding DUF4292 domain-containing protein → MNRAAAAIFLGVLCSGCPKRIEFGPEGQLTDADVVYQRVRANQENVVTLEGDAKLRVESPQQSGTIGMFLAVTRPALLHLETFDFFNRPLASLVGDGSRFGLYQAQTHTWYQGPASPQNVSRFLPVVLPGEELVAILLGQVPLIPPERKTLELDAKEGVYVLTLHQGAATQVLQVHPKYLRVVRSQVRGVPGYDLAFDDFLERGGLIFPGKVELDAKQAQTKLQVRYQQIKLNARPDLTLYELTPPEGAKVVEVDDSGREQSLGPPESPVPPAPGS, encoded by the coding sequence ATGAACCGCGCAGCCGCCGCAATCTTCCTGGGAGTGCTCTGTTCGGGTTGCCCCAAGCGCATCGAGTTCGGCCCCGAGGGCCAGCTCACCGACGCGGATGTCGTCTACCAACGTGTCCGGGCGAACCAGGAGAACGTCGTGACCCTCGAGGGGGACGCGAAGCTGCGCGTCGAGTCCCCCCAGCAGAGCGGCACCATCGGCATGTTCCTCGCCGTCACCCGGCCGGCCCTCCTGCACCTGGAGACGTTCGACTTCTTCAACCGGCCCCTCGCCTCCCTGGTGGGGGACGGCTCGCGCTTCGGCCTGTATCAGGCCCAGACACATACCTGGTACCAGGGGCCGGCGAGTCCGCAGAACGTCTCGCGCTTCCTCCCCGTGGTCCTCCCGGGCGAGGAGCTGGTGGCCATCCTGCTGGGCCAGGTGCCCCTCATCCCGCCCGAGCGCAAGACGCTGGAGCTGGACGCGAAGGAGGGCGTCTATGTGCTCACGCTCCATCAAGGGGCGGCCACCCAGGTGCTACAGGTTCACCCCAAGTACTTGCGCGTGGTGCGCAGCCAGGTGCGGGGCGTGCCGGGGTACGACCTGGCGTTCGACGATTTCCTGGAGCGCGGCGGGCTCATCTTCCCGGGCAAGGTGGAGCTGGACGCGAAGCAGGCCCAGACGAAGCTCCAGGTGCGCTACCAGCAGATCAAGCTCAACGCCCGGCCGGACCTGACGCTCTACGAGCTGACCCCGCCGGAGGGGGCCAAGGTCGTCGAGGTGGATGACTCCGGGCGTGAGCAGTCCCTCGGTCCCCCCGAGTCGCCGGTACCCCCGGCGCCGGGTTCCTGA
- a CDS encoding MaoC family dehydratase N-terminal domain-containing protein, translating into MLDKNAIGRASPPTLNEVEKGAIRRFAEAIGDYNPIYYDEEYSRASGYPTIIAPPTFPASFHSAADLRELLGVGIKSLLHAEQGFEYERPIFAGDRIYVSTRVADVSERQGPSGKMDIAVIEDEGRDEEGNLVFRARRTLVVRATKETP; encoded by the coding sequence ATGCTGGACAAGAATGCGATCGGCCGTGCCTCGCCGCCGACGCTGAACGAAGTGGAGAAGGGGGCCATCCGCCGCTTCGCGGAGGCCATCGGCGACTACAACCCCATCTACTACGACGAGGAGTACTCTCGGGCCTCCGGTTACCCCACCATCATCGCGCCGCCCACCTTCCCCGCGTCCTTCCATTCGGCCGCGGACCTGAGGGAGCTGCTCGGGGTGGGCATCAAGAGCCTGCTCCACGCGGAGCAGGGCTTCGAGTACGAGCGCCCCATCTTCGCCGGAGACCGCATCTACGTCTCCACGCGCGTGGCGGACGTCTCCGAGCGTCAGGGCCCGTCGGGGAAGATGGACATCGCGGTCATCGAGGACGAAGGCCGCGACGAGGAAGGCAACCTGGTGTTCCGAGCCCGCCGGACGCTCGTGGTCCGCGCCACCAAGGAGACCCCGTGA
- a CDS encoding MaoC family dehydratase — protein MPARKLYFESIRVGDELPALAKAPVDRVQLSRYAGASGDYNPVHVDEIYAKSVGMPSVYAPGMLVMGMLGQLISDWARGGQMRRYNVRFNKMVWPGDTVVCKGRVSNRHGTGGRYYVEIDLWAENQRGELVMKGGAHIQLFYSLEDENRQRSGQSPIVIEVPRESLAAPVPTPSSAGGVSEASVASEDEEDDDEDSDERPAGASSKKTAPREKPAAKTATLPSAKKVKK, from the coding sequence ATGCCCGCGCGCAAGCTCTACTTCGAGTCCATCCGCGTCGGGGACGAGCTGCCGGCCCTGGCCAAGGCCCCCGTCGACCGCGTCCAGCTGTCCCGGTACGCGGGCGCCTCGGGGGACTACAACCCGGTCCACGTCGATGAGATCTACGCCAAGAGCGTGGGCATGCCGAGCGTCTACGCCCCCGGCATGCTCGTCATGGGCATGCTCGGCCAGCTCATCAGCGACTGGGCCCGCGGCGGCCAGATGCGCCGCTACAACGTGCGCTTCAACAAGATGGTCTGGCCGGGCGACACCGTCGTCTGCAAGGGCCGGGTGAGCAACCGCCACGGCACCGGCGGCCGCTACTACGTCGAAATCGACCTGTGGGCGGAGAACCAGCGCGGTGAGCTGGTGATGAAGGGCGGCGCGCACATCCAGCTCTTCTATTCGCTCGAGGACGAGAACCGTCAGCGCTCGGGTCAGAGCCCCATCGTCATCGAGGTGCCCCGCGAGAGCCTCGCGGCCCCCGTGCCCACCCCCAGCAGCGCCGGCGGGGTGAGCGAGGCGTCGGTCGCCTCCGAGGACGAGGAGGATGACGACGAGGACTCGGACGAGCGTCCGGCCGGTGCCTCCTCCAAGAAGACGGCCCCCCGGGAGAAGCCCGCCGCCAAGACGGCGACACTCCCCTCGGCCAAGAAGGTCAAGAAGTAG
- a CDS encoding GspE/PulE/PilB domain-containing protein, whose translation MAQIKLGELLIKANVLQESQLKAALAEQAKWGGKLGEILVRMSLVSEDILVRALSKQLGMPAVNLDAVQVVAPHVKAKIPAQTARDFSVLPLQLRDEGKTLVVAMSDPLNVRMLDELRAVTKCRIIPNVAGRTSIARAFARMYEQNMELEDADTNFKVVDAQGRTVVKNLKDIDPAAAAVATAPAPKPAPAARPPPPVAEAPRAASGGGTPADLLRSVEEVQRKEVAALKAMVELLIEKNVFSRDEYLAKVKR comes from the coding sequence ATGGCACAGATCAAGCTTGGAGAATTGCTGATCAAGGCGAATGTGCTCCAGGAGAGCCAGCTCAAGGCCGCGCTCGCCGAACAGGCGAAGTGGGGCGGCAAGCTCGGCGAAATCCTGGTGCGGATGAGCCTCGTCTCCGAGGACATCCTGGTGCGGGCGCTGTCCAAGCAGCTCGGGATGCCGGCCGTCAACCTGGACGCGGTGCAGGTGGTCGCGCCGCACGTGAAGGCGAAGATTCCGGCGCAGACGGCGCGCGACTTCTCGGTGCTGCCGCTGCAGCTGCGCGACGAGGGCAAGACGCTGGTGGTGGCGATGTCGGATCCGCTCAACGTGCGGATGCTCGACGAGCTGCGCGCCGTGACGAAGTGCCGCATCATCCCCAACGTCGCCGGCCGCACCTCCATCGCCCGGGCGTTTGCTCGCATGTACGAGCAGAACATGGAGCTGGAGGACGCGGACACCAACTTCAAGGTGGTGGACGCCCAGGGCCGCACGGTGGTGAAGAACCTCAAGGACATCGACCCGGCGGCGGCCGCTGTCGCCACGGCTCCGGCGCCCAAGCCCGCCCCCGCCGCGCGCCCGCCGCCTCCCGTGGCGGAGGCCCCTCGCGCGGCGTCGGGCGGTGGAACCCCGGCGGACCTCCTGCGCAGCGTGGAAGAGGTGCAGCGCAAGGAAGTGGCGGCCCTGAAGGCCATGGTGGAGCTGCTCATCGAGAAGAACGTCTTCTCCCGCGATGAGTACCTCGCGAAGGTCAAGCGGTAG
- a CDS encoding ABC transporter ATP-binding protein: MTSVASPSAEGPLLDVRGLTVELSREDGPVRAVDGVSFALPPGGTLGVVGESGCGKSLTALSVLRLAPQPPVRVAGGEVLFEGRDLLTLPEEELRRVRGRHVAMVFQEPMTSLNPVFTVGEQISEGVRLHLGASRSQARERAVEMLRQVGIPAPGERVDAWPHQLSGGMRQRVMIAMALACDPSLLIADEPTTALDVTIQAQILDLLKRLQAERGMAVMLITHDLGVVAESCDTVVVMYAGKVVEHAPVRELFARPAHPYTAGLLRSLPALGGEVDASARGPKRRLRAIPGMVPALGRLPTGCAFRERCERATEECSRVAPVLELKRGSQRAACHHPVPAP, from the coding sequence GTGACCTCCGTCGCGTCGCCCTCGGCGGAGGGGCCCCTGCTGGATGTCCGGGGGCTCACCGTGGAGCTGTCGCGGGAGGACGGTCCGGTGCGCGCGGTGGACGGGGTGTCCTTCGCGCTGCCTCCTGGCGGCACGCTGGGCGTGGTGGGGGAGAGCGGCTGTGGCAAGAGCCTCACCGCGCTGTCCGTGCTGCGACTCGCGCCCCAGCCGCCCGTGCGGGTGGCGGGCGGCGAGGTGCTCTTCGAGGGACGCGACCTGCTGACGCTCCCCGAGGAGGAGCTGCGGCGCGTGCGTGGACGCCACGTGGCCATGGTGTTCCAGGAGCCGATGACGTCGCTCAACCCCGTCTTCACGGTGGGCGAGCAGATTTCGGAGGGCGTGAGGCTGCACCTGGGCGCCTCGCGCTCCCAGGCACGCGAGCGCGCGGTGGAGATGCTGCGGCAGGTGGGCATCCCCGCGCCCGGCGAGCGCGTGGACGCGTGGCCCCATCAGCTCTCCGGAGGCATGCGGCAGCGGGTGATGATTGCGATGGCGCTGGCGTGCGACCCGTCGCTGCTCATCGCGGACGAGCCCACCACCGCGCTGGACGTCACCATCCAGGCCCAGATTCTCGACCTGCTCAAGCGCCTGCAGGCCGAGCGCGGCATGGCGGTCATGCTCATCACCCACGACCTGGGCGTCGTCGCCGAGAGCTGTGACACGGTGGTGGTGATGTACGCGGGGAAGGTGGTGGAGCACGCGCCCGTGCGCGAGCTGTTCGCCCGTCCGGCGCATCCGTACACCGCGGGGCTGTTGCGCTCGCTGCCCGCGCTGGGCGGAGAAGTCGACGCAAGCGCTCGCGGCCCCAAGCGGCGGCTGAGGGCCATCCCCGGCATGGTGCCCGCGCTCGGACGACTTCCCACCGGCTGCGCCTTCCGCGAGCGGTGTGAGCGGGCCACCGAGGAGTGCTCGCGCGTGGCGCCGGTGCTCGAGCTCAAGCGGGGCTCGCAGCGCGCCGCCTGTCATCATCCGGTGCCCGCGCCATGA
- a CDS encoding ExbD/TolR family protein: MAMGKTPGSDDGDEGVFAEINITPLTDIFLVLLIIFMVTSSVIVQQGPGGGAKAGLKVNLPKGGAADVTAKTTDLSVAVLADGRFVLAGNVVTQEELQKSFDEAKQKDPDTVVIVQADEGVPHGTVVQVMELAKKAGLGQLAIGVREGD, translated from the coding sequence ATGGCCATGGGCAAGACACCGGGGTCCGACGACGGCGATGAAGGCGTCTTCGCGGAGATCAACATCACCCCGCTCACCGACATCTTCCTCGTGCTGCTCATCATCTTCATGGTGACCAGCTCGGTCATCGTCCAGCAGGGCCCGGGAGGCGGCGCGAAGGCGGGCCTCAAGGTGAACCTGCCCAAGGGCGGCGCGGCGGACGTCACCGCGAAGACGACGGACCTGTCGGTGGCGGTGCTCGCCGACGGCCGCTTCGTGCTGGCCGGCAACGTCGTGACCCAGGAGGAGCTGCAGAAGTCCTTCGACGAGGCCAAGCAGAAGGACCCGGACACCGTCGTCATCGTCCAGGCCGACGAGGGCGTGCCCCACGGCACCGTCGTCCAGGTGATGGAGCTGGCGAAGAAGGCCGGCCTGGGACAGCTCGCCATCGGCGTGCGCGAGGGCGACTGA
- a CDS encoding NAD(P)H-dependent amine dehydrogenase family protein has product MARAPAGPVPVVVMGLGFIGQEIAKASLSSPEVELIGAVDTHPSLVGRPLGDVLGGPAPRVKVVDSLEKAVGRRKGVVLLHATGSRLPQVMEQLLAAIKLGLPVVSTCEELAFPYLNYPELADKLDEAAQRAEVAVLGAGVNPGFIMDRLVATAGQVCGPVRRATVTRVVDARTRREALQRKVGAGLSEEEFFELVDGEQLGHVGLVESAALAALGLGLDCDDYEEEVAPVFAEEDISGGAFAVKKGRVAGMFQSVVGLEDGQERVRLELTIAVGAEDPKDRIEIDADPRLVLEIPGGVAGDRATANALVNAAPRLTAAEAGLLTVLELPAGR; this is encoded by the coding sequence ATGGCTAGAGCCCCAGCAGGGCCGGTGCCGGTGGTCGTGATGGGGCTGGGATTCATCGGGCAGGAGATTGCCAAGGCATCCCTGTCCAGCCCGGAAGTGGAATTGATTGGGGCCGTGGATACCCATCCCTCCCTGGTCGGTCGCCCCTTGGGTGACGTGCTGGGAGGTCCGGCGCCGCGCGTGAAGGTGGTGGACTCGCTGGAGAAGGCGGTGGGCCGGCGCAAGGGCGTGGTGCTGCTGCACGCCACGGGCTCACGGCTGCCGCAGGTGATGGAGCAGCTGCTCGCGGCCATCAAGCTGGGCCTGCCCGTGGTCAGCACGTGCGAGGAGCTGGCCTTCCCCTATCTCAACTACCCGGAGCTGGCGGACAAGCTGGACGAGGCCGCGCAGCGCGCCGAGGTGGCGGTGCTGGGCGCGGGCGTCAACCCGGGCTTCATCATGGACCGGCTGGTGGCCACGGCCGGGCAGGTGTGTGGGCCCGTGCGGCGCGCCACCGTCACCCGGGTGGTGGACGCGCGCACCCGCCGTGAAGCGCTGCAGCGCAAGGTGGGCGCGGGGTTGAGCGAGGAGGAGTTCTTCGAGTTGGTGGATGGTGAGCAACTCGGCCACGTGGGGCTGGTGGAGTCGGCGGCACTCGCGGCATTGGGGCTGGGGTTGGATTGTGATGACTACGAGGAAGAGGTAGCCCCCGTCTTCGCCGAGGAGGACATCTCGGGCGGAGCGTTCGCGGTGAAGAAGGGACGGGTGGCGGGCATGTTCCAGTCGGTGGTGGGTTTGGAGGACGGGCAGGAGCGGGTGCGGCTGGAGCTGACCATCGCCGTGGGGGCAGAGGACCCGAAGGACCGCATCGAAATCGATGCGGACCCTCGATTGGTGCTGGAAATCCCGGGGGGAGTGGCGGGCGACCGGGCCACCGCGAACGCGCTGGTGAATGCCGCGCCACGCTTGACGGCCGCCGAAGCTGGGCTCCTCACGGTGCTCGAGCTTCCGGCCGGACGCTAG
- a CDS encoding GspE/PulE/PilB domain-containing protein, producing the protein MRKKIGELLVESGVVTAEQVRVALGQKGAPGNMRLGEVLVAQGACAPLHVARALAVQHGLPFIELPDEIAPAVSSLVSLDFQAEHRVLLFRMEVEGRSERVHVAVEDPGDLTLVDELRFQLRKQVRVFVVASDDLDTALARARGEPLDIVEAEPLYEEEGAGPLPVAAGTPLEWEMPETPKPPAARPPPAAPAARRPGTPPPPPAEALGGPGGDSLDDLLGVKPPPPPRPPPPPVLEVEDGKPRVPVVMFGGAAKGSQPALALTPTPDFSDDDLAILDDLERMSRGDEAVLDTEKVKPARMVASLIRLLIRKGLIQEVEFLEELAKK; encoded by the coding sequence ATGCGCAAGAAGATTGGCGAGCTGCTCGTCGAGTCAGGCGTGGTGACGGCGGAGCAGGTGAGGGTGGCGCTCGGGCAGAAGGGTGCTCCGGGGAACATGCGGCTGGGCGAGGTGCTGGTGGCGCAGGGAGCGTGCGCGCCCCTCCACGTCGCCCGGGCCCTGGCCGTGCAGCACGGGCTGCCCTTCATCGAGCTGCCGGATGAGATTGCGCCAGCGGTGTCGTCGCTGGTGTCGTTGGACTTCCAGGCCGAGCACCGGGTGCTCCTCTTCCGGATGGAGGTGGAGGGCCGCAGCGAGCGCGTCCACGTCGCCGTGGAGGACCCGGGGGATTTGACGTTGGTGGATGAGCTGCGCTTCCAGCTCCGCAAGCAGGTGCGGGTCTTCGTCGTCGCGTCGGACGACCTGGACACCGCGCTGGCTCGGGCGCGGGGAGAGCCGCTGGACATCGTCGAGGCGGAGCCGCTGTACGAGGAGGAGGGCGCAGGTCCTCTTCCCGTGGCCGCGGGAACGCCACTGGAGTGGGAGATGCCGGAGACGCCGAAGCCCCCCGCAGCGAGACCGCCCCCCGCCGCCCCCGCGGCCCGTCGTCCTGGGACGCCGCCGCCTCCGCCCGCCGAGGCCCTTGGCGGCCCGGGAGGTGATTCGCTGGATGACCTGCTCGGCGTGAAGCCGCCTCCGCCGCCCCGGCCTCCGCCGCCTCCCGTGCTCGAGGTGGAGGACGGCAAGCCGCGCGTCCCGGTGGTGATGTTCGGTGGCGCGGCGAAGGGCTCGCAGCCCGCGCTGGCGCTCACGCCCACGCCGGACTTCTCCGACGACGACCTGGCCATCCTGGATGACCTGGAGCGCATGTCGCGGGGCGACGAGGCGGTGCTGGACACGGAGAAGGTGAAGCCCGCGCGCATGGTGGCCAGCCTCATCCGCCTGCTCATCCGCAAGGGGCTCATCCAGGAGGTGGAGTTCCTGGAGGAGCTGGCGAAGAAGTGA
- a CDS encoding acyl-CoA dehydrogenase, translating into MSAGINTYKTDLREIFFTLFEQFGFGQVAGQAPYDAWGPDEAKAVLTETYRFAREVLGPLNSVGDREGCRVENGSVFTPTGFKDAWKKLYEQGFKTVAVSPEHGGQGAPMMLQVTVEELLSGANTAFNMYPGLSFGAAEVIAECGTKEQQHLFVERMLNGTWGGTMCLTEPHAGSDVGAAKSTARRNGDGTYNIKGTKIFISGGDHDMAENVIHLVLARIDGAAPGTKGLSLFIVPKLRIGKDGSSGASNDVSVGSIEHKMGINGSATCVLNFGESDGCLGELVGTVEHVGMSQMFKMMNGARIAVGIQGVALASAAYYNAVDYAKDRKQGSHFTKWKDPTAARAAIIEHPDVRRMLLDIKSHVEGIRALVIKLAHHLDKARQLAGKDDEAATYHKGQVELLTPLVKSYGSDQSYRLCSQAIQVYGGAGYIQDYPVEQYTRDSKIFSIYEGTNHIQAMDLVGRKLGQAGGAHFQQFMGDVGAFVEANREHAVYGEAVKILASAQEALMSSAMTVFGWSQDGGKFPLIPLSANRFLNMMSEVAVGWLLLDAALIAEKAKAELSADHPDRAFYDGKKYSALFYARNVLPNVEQAARLIALEDTSPMEITDAAFASV; encoded by the coding sequence ATGTCCGCCGGCATCAACACCTACAAGACCGACCTCCGAGAGATCTTCTTCACGTTGTTCGAGCAGTTCGGCTTCGGCCAGGTGGCTGGTCAGGCGCCGTACGACGCCTGGGGCCCGGACGAGGCCAAGGCGGTGCTGACGGAGACGTACCGCTTCGCGCGCGAGGTGCTCGGGCCCCTCAACTCGGTGGGTGATCGCGAGGGCTGTCGGGTGGAGAACGGCTCGGTCTTCACGCCCACGGGCTTCAAGGACGCGTGGAAGAAACTCTACGAGCAGGGCTTCAAGACGGTGGCGGTCAGCCCCGAGCACGGCGGCCAGGGCGCGCCGATGATGCTGCAGGTGACGGTGGAGGAGCTGCTATCGGGCGCCAACACGGCCTTCAACATGTACCCGGGTCTGTCCTTCGGCGCGGCCGAGGTCATCGCGGAGTGCGGCACGAAGGAGCAGCAGCACCTGTTCGTGGAGCGCATGCTCAACGGCACGTGGGGCGGCACCATGTGCCTGACCGAGCCGCACGCCGGCTCCGACGTGGGCGCGGCCAAGTCCACCGCGCGCCGCAACGGTGACGGGACGTACAACATCAAGGGGACGAAGATCTTCATCTCCGGCGGCGACCACGACATGGCGGAGAACGTCATCCACCTGGTCCTCGCGCGCATCGACGGCGCGGCGCCCGGCACCAAGGGCCTGTCGCTGTTCATCGTCCCCAAGCTGCGCATCGGCAAGGACGGCAGCTCCGGCGCGTCCAACGACGTGTCGGTGGGCTCCATCGAGCACAAGATGGGCATCAACGGCTCGGCCACCTGTGTGCTGAACTTCGGTGAGAGCGACGGCTGTCTGGGCGAGCTCGTCGGCACCGTCGAGCACGTCGGCATGAGCCAGATGTTCAAGATGATGAACGGCGCGCGCATCGCCGTGGGCATCCAAGGCGTCGCGCTGGCGAGCGCCGCCTACTACAACGCGGTGGACTACGCGAAGGACCGCAAGCAGGGCTCCCACTTCACCAAGTGGAAGGACCCCACCGCGGCGCGCGCGGCCATCATCGAGCACCCGGACGTCCGCCGCATGCTGCTGGACATCAAGTCCCACGTGGAGGGCATCCGCGCGCTGGTCATCAAGCTGGCGCACCACCTGGACAAGGCGCGGCAGCTGGCGGGCAAGGACGACGAGGCGGCCACCTACCACAAGGGCCAGGTGGAGCTGCTCACCCCGCTGGTGAAGTCCTACGGCTCCGACCAGTCCTACCGCCTGTGCTCGCAGGCCATCCAGGTGTACGGCGGCGCCGGCTACATCCAGGACTACCCGGTGGAGCAGTACACGCGTGACTCGAAGATCTTCTCCATCTACGAGGGCACCAACCACATCCAGGCCATGGACCTGGTGGGCCGCAAGCTGGGTCAGGCCGGCGGCGCGCACTTCCAGCAGTTCATGGGCGACGTGGGCGCCTTCGTCGAGGCCAACCGCGAGCACGCCGTGTACGGCGAGGCCGTGAAGATCCTCGCGAGCGCCCAGGAGGCGCTGATGTCCAGCGCGATGACGGTGTTCGGCTGGTCGCAGGACGGCGGCAAGTTCCCGCTGATTCCCCTGTCCGCCAACCGCTTCCTCAACATGATGTCCGAGGTCGCCGTGGGCTGGCTGCTGCTGGACGCGGCGCTCATCGCGGAGAAGGCCAAGGCGGAGCTGTCCGCGGACCACCCGGACCGCGCCTTCTACGACGGCAAGAAGTACAGCGCGCTGTTCTACGCGCGCAACGTGCTGCCCAACGTCGAGCAGGCCGCGCGCCTCATCGCCCTCGAGGACACGTCCCCGATGGAGATCACCGACGCGGCCTTCGCGTCCGTCTGA